gagtcggcaagtctcccaagctcaacttgccaaacaacaacaacatgctacatgttttccacaaaaacactcgagacatcaacacatgtcacaaactgggggatgctcatttgggtattggtttggcggtttacagcgtgcagcgtacactacgcccgttacaagacagtgtcataaggatgaggcggttagtaaatacagggagtaatggtgaaacgctttccttcattatggaacatcaattccaggcgttaccagttaccacctcctcccatttactcatcctttttccatttcttacgagaccagagtacttttcacttcgacttgtataaacaggtcttacctatttcgaccaaacaacaagttttggtcaggagcatacaacactcagaaatcacctgttagctttcccatctgttagcttacgctttttgatacaagtcaaaacaactactcttccagaatcaactattctggtatcaacactctcttcgcttcccttcccaaaaccaacccttctcctccactttgtgaccgaagcaagtctggaacggccatttcttagtttagtacgggcttgtacagattgatctcccgaatctaaagtactcccttgtagtacattttttagggtttagacttgtttctcacccacatcacacgaaattaccgaaaccagcaaaaactgttttcaccctcaaacagacgCGTGAGGAGAAAAAATAAAGTTATATCCCGGAGATATATCCGTGACTTGGGaaagaagaaatagaagagaTTCTTGCGATATTTTGTGTTCTGTGAAGTATATAAAAGCTGTCGCGAGGTTCAAAGAAGTtttatcgagagtttggggagtgaTTGGGATACAGAGCGAAGAAGGAAGTTACAGAGAAGCTTTATCtgcaggtgaagaagaagacggaGGTAAAGAATATTGGGTCACTCAAGTCAGTCACAGAATGCATATGAGTGTCGCAGAAACTGTCGCTCTTGACATGCAAAAGACCTTATACTACTGatattatttttttcaattgttttgtCTGTAACAGTCATACTGTAACGCTCATACAACATTGCAGTTTCGTTGTTTATTATCTTACTTCCTTTTCacttttgtaaacaattttttagccatgaataattattttgagagtgttttcaacaTGAGGAACTAAACCCCAATACTGAGACAATGGATGAAgccatatttcacatttgtgataattatatttatttcctttatgactttttgcagtGATTATAATCGatatatgatttttcttaattaactgTAAATTTATTTGATGATCgatgaaagaaaaaaattcaaaaccctgACCTAATAGTGCCAGAACAGATGAATGAGAATGGGGGATATGAtattgatttttagttttaagtttttattttgagCGAAGGGTATTATAGTCTTTTCAATATATTTTTAATTAGTAGGAAATACCGTTTAGtcttagaaataatatattagagagagtttgTTCCAGTAGACCTTGTCAATGTTGGTCAATTTTTaagatatactccctccgtcccaccattaGATGACTTATTTAGTTTAGAATTTTGTCCCACCATTAGTTGAACTATCTCAGTAAACAAGAGGATATttctaaaattgtccttttgattgattatcgttatcataagaaatatgtataattttatatttatgtttatattcgttgcgtaggtgttttaaaatgattttcaacggtacaaagtttacgaaaatctatggtatagtttgagagataaatgatttctaaattttacaagtTATTATCCACAAGGGTAtagttgtaaaaaatacttaaaaacacTCATTTCATTcattgccttaagaattgtgcaaacttcaactaggtcatctaatagtagtacggagggagtatataattatgtggtcctagaaattatagtttggtcctagggtgacgtcatgcatgatgtaattgtcattcggtggtggcagaaataccctttgggaccttatatatacaaaaaaagtagtagaaaatatctcattctcaTATTTAATTTCTCTCTTCAAATCTagtttctctcttctttttttcttctttttttcctgctGCTGTAACAATGGCGTCTCCACGAGCagctattttttttcttatttttctttacgACGCTTTAACAATAGCGATTCGAAGGTGAAAATATAGATCTGTGATTTTTATATGTAGATTGGTAATTGTAGACGATGAATACGATGTTGCTACTACTGTTGAATACGTTGTTGCTGCTCATGTtggtgatgatgaagacgattacGAAGAACTcatgtgttgttgttgttgaagattcatctgatgttgttgaagatttaattaggtttttcttctttttatatgatattGTTCTTTCTCTGCTACTATTGAAGGTTTGAGCTGAATTAGGTTTTGTTTATGTATTCATTTTCAAGAATGAACTGTGTTTTTATATCTTGAACTAGTGTTCGTATTGAGTGTACATTCTTTCGAATGAACTCTATATAATGATGTTttgttcttctgctgctgctgcaaataCAAACGACGAAGATAATAGGTTTTTTTTTCTAGGATTaccatgatgttgttgttgttgctgtttttGGAGTCGatgatattttgatgttgttgtttctgTTGAAGATAGActcatgttgaagatgaactcgtgttgaagatcatgttttgttgatgttgttgttttttaagacgatgatgtttttgttgttcttttatatgttgttgttgttgttttgatgttgttgttgatgttaaaGATGAACTTGTGTTGAAGATGAATTCGTATTGACGATGATGTTTTACTGCTACTATTTTTATGGatctttatggatttttatgtgtgttcatgttaaagaatgaactctatttttaaatcttgaattattaggtgttcatcttaaagaatgaactcaattctaggtttgaattagttAGTTTTTGATAgatgttcattttgacgaatgaactctgatttttgttcataattaTGAACTTTGGATTGGTATTCATTTAAAAGAATGGAATTTTGATAAATTTCCCCCGTTTTAAATATAGCAAAAAAAAAGTGCCCCCGTTTTTTCCAACTTTTCAAAAGtgccccgtttttttcaaaaaaaaatgggtAACGGCTAATTAGGGGGGTTAAGTGCCAGCTGGCACCCTACAAATGACATATACACCCCTCGCGTGCATCTCACACACACATCAGTAACATGGGATGGAAATTCTTACTCGGCTGAGTTATCTAGGCCAGAATAGTTGCCAACGCCAAATCAATACTGCACCATGATGGCGCTGCACAACCACAACTTCAACCATGCTAGCACTCTTTTGTAACCCTGTTTTCGTCTCAACTCTAAACACAGCTGACTGCATAACACAAAGGCAAGACATCGTAGTTATTATCTAGACCACCATAAATTCAGCTGTATCACAATCAACAACTCATAACACTCCTAAGCTCTTCCATAACCCTCAACAACACTGCCTGCAACATCAATATGTAACCTTGAATCAAGCAGCAATAACACAACTCCAGTTacaacatccatcatttcttcaggCCATTTATCACCAGCAACTTCTACTCTGTAAAACCACTTCAAGAATCACCATCCAGACTCAATTCCAGTGCACCAGATCACTACTGCTTCAAACATTCAACACACACAACCCTTCCACTTTATTACAGTTGTAGCTTCAACTCAGCTGCAACACTAACTAGCTGCAACAACATGCTTTAACTGCAGTTGCTCTTGTCAGTTCATCcctgtcctaacatacatctaggaTACTCATTCAACACCATTTCAGACCGTGCGGCAGTAACTTGTCCTTCCTCCTTGTATTGCAGCATTACCAGCACCAAGTcattcatacatctacttcattTCAGTAACCTATGAAATCCACATCTAATTTGAATAACAATCTTGAAATAATCATCACAACCTGCAATCAATCTCTTCTAAACCCTTTAAGCACATTCATTCCTGCAATTTCACCATTCAATCAACATCAGTAAGCCCataatttcttccctgttttcatCACAATCCACCTCCAACCCTAATTTCTTGATTTCTGACTCATCTTCAACATATTCTCAAAtaccaccatctcttccttgtTCTTTCTTCACTGAAGTCATCCTTGGTGACAACTATCCCTGGCCATAATCATATTCTTCTCAATTCCAAGAGTCAAACGACCaacatcttctaattcttctcttTATTTTCTGAAATCCACCACTGAATTCAACAGAACATTTCACAAACCCTACAATTACACAAACCTAGTCTTTCATCTCAAAAATTCAGATCATCTTATCCATCGATTACACATCTACTGCAAACCAATTTCATGACTAAACTTCAATTTCTTAAGCCAAATCTTTGAAGAAGACAATAACCCATCTCTTTTGGTTCTTCATAAGCTTGAATTCCTCTCTACATTTCTTCCCAAATTACACAACTAagaaatcatcatcaaaataaacTAGGGTTCGGCAAATCTCACCTGTctacaaccttcttcttcttctcgttttcaTTCATAGTCAAATCAAGCAGAACACGAAGTTAAATCTCTCAACCTCTCTAGATTACATAACGATATCGATCTGCAATCCCTCAATCGCAACTGCTAACCTAAACTGAAACCCTAAGAGAAATGAGAAATGACTTTCTCTCGATCGATCGATAGGTCATAAAGACCAAGGGACAAACAagttttagttgttatttttgacCACGTGTTGACCTGTTTGACCAATAAACCTGAGTTTTTGATGGAAAAATAAACTGAAGGGCActtttgaaaagttgaaaaaaacgggGGCAGTTTTCTAAACCGGTAATTGGAAGTGGGGCAGTTTATCAAAATTCCCTTAatagaatgaactctgattttttgttcataataatgaacttttaTTGGGTGTTCATTTGGAAAAACGAACTCTGTTTTCTTATAgtcaggtgttcatttgaaagatgaaCTATGTTTTCATATAAGTTTTatcaggtgttcatttgaaaaaagaatgaactctatttttttcataataatgaAGTTTTGTGTTGCGTACATTTtacagaatgaactctgtttttcatacgtgatttagtttggttttattaggtgttcgtttgaaagaatgaactctgaagTTCATCAAACGGAATGAACTCATGTACGAAGAGTTCATATGTGATTTAATTTGGTTTTATTAactgttcatttgaaagaataaaCTCTGAAATTCATCAAACATAATGAACTCATGTACGAAAATAAGTAGGAATTAACACGtaagggtatttttgtccatttagcattttcaaataattatagATGGCCAAACAGAAAACACGTTTTCCCGAGCTGGACCAAATTGTGTTGAGACCACCAAAAAAAGGACGAAACGATTATTTCTCCTTTTAATTAAAAGCCAAAGGGTATTTTAATATTCTCCCCCAAAAAAAACCCCTTAACAAACACTATATGATGGGgatagtaatttatatccccagtTAGCTTTAGTATGATGCGCTTGTAGCTGGTCAACATGGACACCTAACCTTGCCCCTATCCTTGACTTTGCACGGCTAGCTAATTGTTGGGCTTTGGACAGTCCGACCCAGAAAAGGAAGGCTGAGTAAACCCAGGGAAAATGCAATAAGGAAATACGATACATGGAAGAATAAATTCTTAATTGGCGTTGCCTAGTTGTTGGCTATAAATACAATCCAATGTTTCATGTCTCTTTTATAGCCGGATAACTTTAGCTATCTTATGCTCTCTTTTCTTTTCCATCAGCGCAAGTAAGCTTTGTTGGTGAAGAATAAATCAAGATAATATGCTACGGTTGATACGGTGTGACAATATACGGAAGGTGACAGTATTAGGAAACTGGTTTATATTTGGAAGGCGGCAATATTTTGGAAACTTTTGCCATCAAGGAGTTTGTTTGGCTTAGgaatctgttttgaattttgagtttcCAGATGaattctatgtttagagtttgagttatattaggaaagtgttttCTTAATCATCAAGTCTGTTAAACAATATATATAGGGTGTTGAGCCATGAGTTTTTATTACAATAATTAAGAGAAGTATTTCAGTGTCTTGTTTTTGTGTCTtccattaagtctttgatatcagattttctacgtTTGTTATACAAATCATGGAGAATCTTCAAGCAGACATAACAATGGAAATACTTTCTCGATTACCTGTTAATTCAGTCTTAGAGTGCGTAAAAGTATGTATAACATGGCGAAATCTCATACGTAGTTAGTTACTTTGCAAATACTCACTCTCGTCGTCAGATACAATATCGTCAACAACTTGATGCACGTGACGACGATAGAAGGTATGTTGATGATTATATTAGTCTTGGTTACATTTTCTTGATTAAGAAACAACATCAGATGTCGTTATTTGGATACCCTGAGAAACTCCAACTTCAGTACAATGAGAATATCGATAATATTAGAATTGTTGATTATCAGTCTAACGAGGAACTTATAGCAGATAATAAGGAATGGTGGATACCAAATAATATGCTAAGTAGTTACCGTTATTCTTTGGTTGGTTCATGCAACGGCTTAGTCTGTTTTTCTCGAGAATGCTATAATGAACCTGGTGGATATGTTGATGTAGAGGATACAGTCTATTACGATCCGGTTTTCATATGCAATCCTATCACAAGAGAACGCATTAATCTTCCAAGCTATAATGCTGAAAAGCGTAGTCGAATTGTAAGCGGGTTCAGTTACCACGCTTCTAAGGATGAGTACAAGGTTGTCAGAATTATATATCATCCGGAGGAAGAACCAGATATTGGGTATGTGCAGGTGTATACTGTTGGCGATGGCAATGGTTGGAggaacaaagaagaaatttcctaCTGTTTGTGGCCATCGGCTTCATCGGGTATCCTTATGAGTGGAGCTCTGGTTTGGATtgatgaaaacttcaatattgtGGCCTTTGATTTATCTAACGAAGTATTCTGTTTGCTGCCTCAACCACCTTGTTATGTGCAGATTGGTCGTCGTAAAGAGTACTACCCTGAACTCCGCGAGTTCAAAAATTCTGTGTGTGTTGTTTCTCGGAATGTGTTGAACAACAATGAACTAGGCAATAATGTCGAAATATGGTTATTAAAGGGAAATGTCAGTGACATGACAAATCAGAATCAGAATAAGCGGTATTGGACAAATATTTTCTCTACACCACGGGAAGGCCTATTCTTGAGTGGGGATCATGATGAAGTTTCCCCTCTCGCGCTTACAAATGGTGGTGAAATTCTATTCTGGAACAACGTGAAAAGAACTATCTTCCGCTTTGACCCGAATACCGCAACTACTAGAGTGATTGTAGGGGATTTCAAAGGCTTGGAAAATACACGTGCAATTACCCACATGAACACTTTCGTTACATTGATGGATCTAGGAAGAAGTTATAGATTTCAAAGAGAAGGTGATATAGATGAGGTAAATTACCTACCAGAAGAAAAATCAGATAGAGTTTTGGGTAAACGAAAATGGGAATCCGAGGATTATTCACGTTGAAACTAGAAATCTGCAGAGAATGCGTAGCATCTTACACATAAACATGTCTATTATTTTGATACATTTTGGCGGCCAAAGGGTCTATCTTCACAGAAAACACCCAATCGTCAAGATATTGCCGCATCGTTTTTGATCTTACGGCTTTAAGTTATACGAGAATTGTAACTCATTCATGACTTGTCCGCCATTTTCGGCCTAGTACTTTTATTTTgcactattttgaatttttgttggttttgatttctttttgccCCATTAAGTTAAAGTTACTGCAAACAAGTTAACTAAGAGGGCGGATCCGTTGACAGCCCTCGTTTTTTGCAAGATCTAACAATGCATCTTAACTGTCCAAATCCAATGTCAACGCTTTCTGGAGCTAAAACGATTATAAAATCTTTTAACTCCAGACTAGCACCTTTAACTCCAGCTTTACAAAGATAGTAGCTCGAGTTCTAACTTCTCATAGTCGTCTCCTTTTATAGATTAAACCCCATTAAGAGTTAATTTCCTTTTATGAAACCTCTAATTAACCGAATTTGGTTTAAAACTTGATGCCCCAATTGCTAATCCGTGTAAAACACATTGACAAGGAAAAACTAAGTAGGCTTAAGTAAGAGTTAAGACATCCTATCCACGAGTTCCCAAGGATTTATATGGGCAATCTCACATTCTGATAGTTCTAGTGAGATGACAATTTGGAATGAAGAATCATTTGCGTTTTCAAATGTAGAATAAATGATCAGAACAACTCACATTCAcatgaaacaaaaactcttgtttCGAATACATTGAAGTCTGACATACGAATGTAAAAACGAGTTACGCAGATGATAATAAAGCTGATGAGTTATCAAGGGCTGTTCCAACATGATGAATGACAAACCCATAGATCTTTCGCTTGAGTCGTTCAATCTTCTCTGTCACCAACTCCTCGCGTTTTGCTCCAACACTATCTAACCAGTCGTTCACTCTCTTCAACTGTGATAGAACTACAGCAACTGGACCACTGTTATCTTTACGTACTGCTAGCCCTCCACCACTCGAGTTTTGCTCAAAGATCTTGAAACCAGCATCCAGAGCCTCCTCGACAAATTTCAAAAACCACATTTGCATCTCCTTTCTCAGATTCAGTGCAAGTTCTGCTGTCTCTTTAACTCCACATCCTCTTGACCATGATGACGCATTAACTTGATCGGGTAATGGAATCCTTGAAGTCCTTTTAGATAAAGTCGTCTTTGGAGGTGATGGAAGAGGCCTTGTATCAGTTGCAGATAAGCATGGAATTTTTGGTGGTGTCCCTGTTTGGTTGCTCAAGAGACTGACAACTTCAAGATCAGTAGCTAAGGCAGCTTCAATCCAAAGATTAATGGGTTTTGCACGTTCAGTCGACACAAGTTCATCACTTTTGTCATTGCTTCGGCTAGCAGCAAGAGAATCCGCGAGCATGGTTGACTTGACGACGGATTCATAAATAGACAGGAAACTGTCTATGGTTGGAATTGGATATGCAACCTTGGATGAGAAACAGAGGTCCGAAAACATGCTgtgacaaaaaaagaaaagaaatataacCACACAAAATTAGTTGCAGATGAAAAAAGAATTAATTTTACAAGGATAGCTATGATAGAACCAGTTGTATGGAAAAATATAGTTAGAGTAACACTAAGCATTCATATAGTAATCCATCTTTAGTTGTTTACCTCAAACTTCTGATGATGGACTC
This portion of the Papaver somniferum cultivar HN1 chromosome 11, ASM357369v1, whole genome shotgun sequence genome encodes:
- the LOC113324222 gene encoding F-box protein At3g07870-like, coding for MENLQADITMEILSRLPVNSVLECVKIQYRQQLDARDDDRRYVDDYISLGYIFLIKKQHQMSLFGYPEKLQLQYNENIDNIRIVDYQSNEELIADNKEWWIPNNMLSSYRYSLVGSCNGLVCFSRECYNEPGGYVDVEDTVYYDPVFICNPITRERINLPSYNAEKRSRIVSGFSYHASKDEYKVVRIIYHPEEEPDIGYVQVYTVGDGNGWRNKEEISYCLWPSASSGILMSGALVWIDENFNIVAFDLSNEVFCLLPQPPCYVQIGRRKEYYPELREFKNSVCVVSRNVLNNNELGNNVEIWLLKGNVSDMTNQNQNKRYWTNIFSTPREGLFLSGDHDEVSPLALTNGGEILFWNNVKRTIFRFDPNTATTRVIVGDFKGLENTRAITHMNTFVTLMDLGRSYRFQREGDIDEVNYLPEEKSDRVLGKRKWESEDYSR